The sequence CAGTCCCAGTCCCAGTCCCTGCCCCAGTTCCAGTTCCAGTCCCTCTCCTGTCAATGTCCCTGTCCCTGTTCCAGACCCAGGCGCAGTCGCAGTCCCTACCCCTTCCCCTGCTGCAATCCCTCTCGTGTTTCAGTCCAAGTCCCAGTCCCAGTCCCTGTCCGAACGACTTCCACCTTCAAAGATGCGATCCTACCCCTCTCGATTGACTCAAGAATACACGACACTAACCACTCACACTAGCTTTACTTCATTTTTATTAATATGTGTACTACTTTATATACTAATACATACATCGATGGATTGATACAAACGTAAAAAATAGACCACGAGGGCCAGTTAGAGCATGGACGTTATAGAGCCTATGATACGTCCATGGTTAGTGAGGTTTAGTGAACCGCAAACTGGATAAACGTGTTAATTGTTATAAAAGCtacaatgaaaaacaaaatgacTTTTGCTTTAAACGAATTGCTCGCGTATCTGGTTAAGTATAAAACACTTATAATATTATATGTATTAGTAATGATGACGTTAAATGCTACACGTAAAAACAATTTTCGATTAATATTCTTATATGATACATTTCTTCACATCGCGTTTGCTTTCTTTGTTTGTACTTATCTTTATACAGTATATATATTTCCATCTCCCGTATTAAGAAAATAGGGAGTCCCCACCAACATTGTAATCGACCACTAGCGCCCACGTGCATTATCAAGGACTGACATGTTCGAACGTGGGATgcatattttagatacatAAGTCTCCAATCATATCCTTTCTCGTgctttctaaaatgaaatcccCCCACGTGTGTTCACCTGAATCGACTTAAtcagaaaaacaaatcaatcaaattctcAATGTCTACACGCTACACCCTTTCATATTTACATGAGGTATATAGACTCGACATTTTTCGTTGAATGGACGTCGGACCTGTGTggccattttagaaatgagcACCGACGATATTTCTAGGCGACTGacattgaatatgaattaaagCTTCGTGTCGTTTGATTGCGTTTGGAAGTCCTCTATGGGTGTGATGATGTGACTGGATTTCCTGCGTTTTCGGTTCCACTGTTTCATGTCGTCGATCGTTTGAGGAAGCGGCTGTCCTAATGTTTCCGGCAAAAGCAGCGTCAGCCCGCCGACTATGATCGACAACACACCGAAGATGACGCCCGGTAACCAGGGTATCTTCCGAGCCTGAAAATGCGTaagttgatttgaatttaaatacgATACCGAtatttgtattgaattgaccggcaacctgTCTAGCCGCGATATACTGATGACGTATAGCGCACATCTTCTCAAAAATTAATCGTCAAAAAgacatcaaaatttgattgataaaaatgccaaaattcacaattaatttgttattttgaaatgtcagTATTggtgacgtagtgcacatgtCGTAGtgcaatgtatataaacattattctaACAGTTTTTACggataagataagatatcGAGTATACGCATGTCCAGTGTTTAGGTATCAGCATCTGGTGGGATAACTGGCGGTACACGTTCTCCACGAGGTGTTAATCGGACCGCACTTACCAGTAAAGTAGAAAAGGGCGCCAGCATACCACCGATACGGGCTGCAACAGAACACATGCCCATTCCCGTATTTCTGACGTTAGTCGGGAATATTTCGCCTGCGTACAAAAATATCGTCCCGAACGAGCAAGTGATTCCGAATTTGCCGATCATCGTGAATATGATGCTCAACCAATTCAGGCTGTCACCAGCGGCTGAAAAATCCCAtagatgtgtatatatatgtattaatattttagaatcaacaATACTGAGACGATTTAGACTCGGTATCtaagaataataattattattatactaatttaattcattttcttgatATAGCGCACTATCTACAAAATAATCTTTGCACTTCACATAAgatgagaaaatagaaaattaataaaCTCAATTCTCGATGAAATACGTTTTTCAGCGAAATATGTTTCTTTGAATCGCGAAATCTTTGAACAAAGCTAACTCCTAAACGATGCAGCTTAGTATATTATACGTTTATTCTGAAGAAAAATCTACGTTCACCTCGATCATCCTTGTTTTCGATCATAGCGTAAACCGCTAAGCTTATATAGCCCGCCACACACGGAATtacaaaaaaacttttttcacgAGGAAATTACCttttttttcggtgccgtgtgcgcTGGGATTTAGGCTACGTTCTTGGTTATTGCATgcattattgatatttctacGTACCAGTTGTTTTTGGTATAGCTAACGTAACCATCAGTCCAATACCCGCGATCGCGTGATAAACACACAACGGTACACGCCGACCATATCTGCATAGCATAATGATAATAGCATTTTAGCTTAACAGTCAGTCCTTAGAAAAtaacttaaaacatttgattgaTTAAAATGTAGCTCACTTCAGTGAAAGCGTTTCTTATTTCAATCATTCTTTTCGATGTTCAAACACCACACTACtcatagaatatttgtttaaaaaGCTCATGATATTTGTTCAAAGGTCGACACTGTGAGATTTTGCTTAAGGCCTATTCTAATTACTTGGAGTACGGATCCGTCTCCCGGAATTCCGCAAAAGTCATCAAATTGACTCTTTTAAATCTTCCTTCCTGCTTTCATCGCAATTTttccaaaacaaaaattttttttaacgtccgtctttattttcaatctacTAGCAAATGTCATGTTCATCTTATTTTTCAATCTCGTGATTTTGCAAAACAGttagtttttttaaaatttctcccattatttgaatcaaattcgTCACAATTTTCACTCCTTTTAATTCTTTTCAGTAGTCCTTCCGAGGTATCTTTAGTCCCTGTTCCTTTCCATTTTAATAAGCTATTATAAAATTTCTTAAGATATTTTATTCTTATCCCCTTCGCCCTCTCAcctttttcgtgaaaaaatACGTACTACAAGTAATAAAAAAGGTCCGAAGGAGCGGTTGAAAATGGAAGTAAGTTTCGCACTTGGTGATATCTATTCATCAATACAGTATTAGACTTTCCAGAAGATATcgactttgaattgatgagTGATAAATTTATTGTCAACCAACGACACGAGCTTTCTAATTGGTAGATAGTTATATTGAACGATACCGAAGCGTCTTGGGGACATATCAAAAACCCAGATAGGTTTATTCCGATTTATTGATTCGAAATAAACCATTTTCTCAATTCTCGAATAAAACCTAGATAATTACTTTGAACTGAGAAAACTAGTTGCTAAGCTAGATTTCACAGTTAaatgtaattttctaattcaaaatcactttttTTACTTTCCCCAGGACGCCACCGTGGATCGACGTTAAAAATTGTGACGTGCGTGAATTTCAAATGAGTATTCACCTTCCTAGAACAATGAGACACTGAATATACGCCGGCAATTCAACGGCCCCGCTGAGGAAAAAATTGAGGTATCTATCACCGGCCAATGCAGACGTACTCAACGAGAGACCAAAGTATACCAAACTATTTACAAAcctaaaaaaaagaaaaaaaatcgtgATGTGTAAAACCTCGAAACTAAACTCCAGTGGTTTTTCTGGGAATTTTGGCAAACCTTGCAACTTAACGATTGGTTTATGCAAAGCGTGATAGATTTGTAATTTCTTAAATCTTGCCTGTAGCTAAAATGATGTTTATTATCTTATTTTTAACCAACCGTAATAAGCAAAAATATTCTAGTAATAAATGGAACATTTTTTTGAGAGAATTTCGGACTTTTTGTTAGTAATTACCATAGGCTGCACATAACGAATACATAGACTCTAAGTTTTGCGTGTTTCAAAAcagtaaaaatgttttccttTTTAATTTCGCCGTCGTCTTTTCCGCACAACTTTTCCCTCATCGACTGAAACTTCGATTTCTTGGCAGCAGTCTCCGTTTGAGCTTCGTCGTTCGGCTCCGATTTTTCCTCTCTCTCGTGACGCGGGAATATGTTCTTCGGGTAGTTCTTCTCGACTCCGTTCATTTTCGCCGCTTTTTTGATGATGTCTTCGGCTCGGTCGATCTTTCCGTTGGCCACTAACCACGGTATCGACTCGGGGAAGAACCTGGAATCGAGTTTAGACACTGAATTTTCACGCGATAACGGCACAATTCTTCGGTTGTTTATGTATAcgtttcatttcatatcatttctttctatttcgtTGTACGCCCGTCTCTGTGAGCGTGTGCATACATGCGAGTGACGTATCAATGTATAAATCATCTACTCTACAGACTACAAGCAAAGCGCTTTTCATGTAAAagtccaggggccagttttatagactggtattaactttatcGCGGGGCTAACAcaatggggtacccgcaacgctatcaaaaagaaacaaatgtGGCAGTCGATAATTCTACGtttggcaagcgaggatccgccaggttcgctagtggttactcggttaccgcgcttctatttcttcttcatttcaattaagtTTGAATCAACTCTTCTCATCAGTAAATTAATTTACAGTAAAACTATACCATACACTCATTGGTAACATCTTATATCTATTTGATGACTTGTTTGGCGATATTTCCATTTGGAAGCCTGAAAGTCGAGTtcaaaaactaattttcaGTAGGCATAATATAACTGAGTGTATTGTTATGCCATCTGGTGCGTGTGAGTATCCCATTCATTTTCCATTGAGTTAACTCGGGGTTGAAGTTGATATCAGTCTTTAAAACCGGCCCCAGATATTTTGCTTCGTTTTTTCACTCACTCATAGATTAACGTTTAAGTAAAGAATTACTCCAAGGTTGAAAAATCGAATATTGGACGCATTATGGTTCATCGGAAACAATGTGttgtaaaaatgataaagAAATCAGCTGTGCATCAGCTTTGAGCAATGACCGAAACATGATTCACAAGAATTGATGACAAAATCTAATTTTGGCTAAAGGCTGGTAGGTTGGAGCGTGTTTCAACGTGAAAATTACGCAAACAAACAAAAGCTCGCATGGGTCTCGAGGATGAATGCGCCTAACGAAACTGACCGGAATTTATTCAACCAGGCCCATTTACGTTGGTCATTACGAAGTTACGTCATTATATCGCATATAGTCTGACCGTACCATATTCCAGCGATTGACCAAATGCCAGGCAATGTTATAGCCAGTTGAAAATAGCGCCAGTTCCTCAAAGCGTACGCTAACCCAGCTAGCACCATCATAGCTATTGCCCAGACGATGTTCACTCCCAGTCCGGCAAATGTTCTTTGATCGGCTGCGAATATTTCACAACCTTGGACGAACGCTGCCAAAATGATTCCCTGTaagaaagatcaaaattacaacGCGTAAATGCGGtaatatttcatcattgaCGATGTTTAGACAGTGCTTCATTTTGGAATGAGGAAATATTAGTCTTAGGTGGTTAAACACACGGTTTAATCGAAATTGGAAATTGCGAAGATGCGCTTGTGTCGGATTCTCACCTGTTGAAGAGCTCCGGTTAAAAATCGCAGGAACAGAAAAAATTCGTAGTTGTGAGCGAACGCCGTCACTACGCCTACTACCACGAGGATCCACTGGCAGGCGAGGTGAACCCATTTTCGACCATACATATCGGCTAAGGACGTGCACGCTATTGCTCCGAACATGACGCCTACCACGAAAATAGTCTGTGATAACTCCACCAAATATTCTTGCTCGCAAACCAGCATATactgcaaaatattttgaCTTCATTTTGGTTAATGTTCACGCCCACATAGTGCCATTGTTATCAAATGCATTTTAAAAGAGAGTTCTTAGTTTTTTAGATAATTAGAATCGACTTTTCTCTGCTGCAATCTATACCATACGCTAGTGAGAAAGgcaataatatatctatatatctatccGATGACTTGTTTGGTAATTTTTGCATTTGGACCCCTAAGAATCAGgtctcattgaaaatgaactgaatttcaCTACGAATGACCCAGTGTTTCGCCATCCGTCGTGCTGATCCCACAAttgatcaatttcatatttaattaaacgatgaaTAGGTTAATCAGTCAAGGAAGGATTAGCCAAATTCCGATTAAATCATAATCGTTAGTTTTTCTTTTAGCGTTACTACCGCCGTTGTGAAATGTAAATTGAGCATCTAATTTCGCGAACAAATGTTCACCGATAAACATATTGCATCACTCACGAGGCGAACACgtggaaaaatatttgagatcAGTAAGTTGAAACCTTACAATAATTATTCCCACCACTCGTTGGTTATATCGGGGATTTATTTACACAGTTggtcaaaataataaatacctATACACACATCCAGTTACTAATTACTGATCTAATTCGTAAATCGGTGGCATTTTCATGAGTGGGGTGCACCGATTGTGAAGAAAAATGTTGGCCGATGATGCTCAGATATGTATAGCTATTTAACCTATGCATATACCTAGATAAGAGGTGTTACAACGGTTGAAGAaaagtaaaaagaaaaatcacgCTTGTATTAACGTGGCATCACTGCTGAGAGTCGAAACAACCTTGACAAGTAGGCATGTGGTAAGCTTTATCTTCTAAACTCAGAACAGTGGAAAGTTGCATCGTAAGCTAACACTATTCtgttaagtttttttttaaatgctgCATAGAGTTTCACAATTTTTCCCTCTATATCCAGAATGGATTTTCGTGGTTATAACAAGGGATGCGCATCCTATAAAACACGCGCTCGTCATGAATTCATGTTCACGATAAGGCCGACAGAATTTTCACCAATTGTATGCCCTGGGGGTTGAACGAAAAGATGTTCGTTGCTTAAACGAAATCGTGGGAATTAAGTACGT is a genomic window of Tubulanus polymorphus chromosome 5, tnTubPoly1.2, whole genome shotgun sequence containing:
- the LOC141905685 gene encoding organic cation transporter protein-like; this encodes MEVDEALTRLGRYSRWQMLSYALLSICAYVPGCWHMLSIVFIGGMPDYNCNVSSGTILPKKKNLEDELITDPCREYVDLAVDNTTETCSNGYNFSGDFELTIVDDYMLVCEQEYLVELSQTIFVVGVMFGAIACTSLADMYGRKWVHLACQWILVVVGVVTAFAHNYEFFLFLRFLTGALQQGIILAAFVQGCEIFAADQRTFAGLGVNIVWAIAMMVLAGLAYALRNWRYFQLAITLPGIWSIAGIWFFPESIPWLVANGKIDRAEDIIKKAAKMNGVEKNYPKNIFPRHEREEKSEPNDEAQTETAAKKSKFQSMREKLCGKDDGEIKKENIFTVLKHAKLRVYVFVMCSLWFVNSLVYFGLSLSTSALAGDRYLNFFLSGAVELPAYIQCLIVLGRYGRRVPLCVYHAIAGIGLMVTLAIPKTTAAGDSLNWLSIIFTMIGKFGITCSFGTIFLYAGEIFPTNVRNTGMGMCSVAARIGGMLAPFSTLLARKIPWLPGVIFGVLSIIVGGLTLLLPETLGQPLPQTIDDMKQWNRKRRKSSHIITPIEDFQTQSNDTKL